The following are encoded in a window of Pedobacter cryoconitis genomic DNA:
- a CDS encoding cytochrome c oxidase subunit 3: MNSLSQLDQVKTTPWSGGRSPWSVEYGKIMMWFFLLSDAFTFSSLLVYYGAQRFTKFTWPDPDLVFQSIPGVMDSGAPLVFVGIMTFILIMSSVTMVLAVEAGHRRAKKEVIWWMVATIIGGFMFLGCQALEWTHLHHEGFWWASIPKPEKLQEFFVGPVSNVAAQQFANLFFTITGFHGFHVFTGVLLNIIILCMTINGTFEKRGHYLMVEKVGLYWHFVDLVWVFVFTFFYLV, translated from the coding sequence ATGAATTCATTATCACAATTAGATCAGGTAAAAACTACTCCATGGAGTGGCGGCCGTTCACCGTGGTCGGTAGAATACGGGAAAATAATGATGTGGTTTTTCTTGCTATCAGATGCATTTACATTCTCTTCATTATTGGTATACTACGGAGCGCAACGTTTCACTAAATTTACATGGCCTGATCCGGATTTGGTATTCCAGTCTATTCCAGGTGTAATGGATTCCGGAGCACCATTAGTGTTCGTAGGTATCATGACTTTTATCCTGATCATGAGTTCGGTAACGATGGTATTAGCTGTTGAAGCTGGTCACAGACGTGCTAAGAAAGAAGTGATCTGGTGGATGGTAGCAACTATTATCGGTGGTTTCATGTTCCTGGGTTGCCAGGCATTAGAATGGACTCACCTTCACCATGAAGGTTTCTGGTGGGCATCTATTCCAAAACCAGAAAAATTACAGGAATTCTTTGTTGGGCCTGTGTCTAACGTTGCGGCACAACAATTTGCTAACTTGTTCTTCACCATTACAGGTTTCCACGGATTTCACGTATTTACAGGTGTATTATTGAATATCATCATCTTATGTATGACTATTAACGGTACTTTCGAGAAACGTGGTCATTACCTGATGGTTGAAAAAGTAGGTTTATACTGGCACTTTGTTGACCTGGTTTGGGTATTCGTATTTACCTTCTTCTATTTAGTTTAA
- a CDS encoding heme-copper oxidase subunit III, translating to MVHTLKPEDVAQDRLATSFKAKKFVLWLFVVSSTIMFGGFTSYYIVFAASKGKGHGLVLPDVFMYSTAVLVLSSICLFFAAKAVRQQNIQTQKIFLWSTLALGIAFGYLQVDAWSALYQSGATLVNNNAAISTIYIVSGMHLLHIFAGLCFILNSLWGAYGKIPKENAVYRIEIASIFWHFIDILWIYLYVFLLLNS from the coding sequence ATGGTACACACATTGAAACCGGAAGACGTAGCGCAGGATAGATTAGCTACCTCTTTTAAAGCTAAGAAATTCGTTCTTTGGCTATTTGTGGTCTCTTCGACTATTATGTTTGGAGGATTTACAAGTTATTATATTGTATTTGCAGCATCTAAGGGTAAAGGACATGGATTAGTTCTTCCGGATGTCTTTATGTACAGCACAGCGGTGCTTGTATTGAGCAGCATCTGTTTATTCTTCGCAGCAAAGGCAGTCCGTCAGCAGAATATACAGACACAAAAAATATTTCTATGGTCAACCTTAGCATTGGGGATTGCTTTTGGCTATCTTCAAGTAGATGCCTGGTCGGCACTATACCAAAGTGGTGCAACACTGGTTAACAATAACGCAGCAATTTCTACGATTTATATTGTTTCCGGCATGCACTTACTGCACATTTTTGCAGGACTTTGTTTCATCCTGAATAGCCTTTGGGGTGCATATGGCAAAATTCCTAAAGAAAATGCGGTATATCGCATAGAAATAGCCTCTATATTTTGGCATTTTATAGATATATTATGGATATATCTTTATGTTTTTTTACTTTTGAACAGTTAG
- the cyoE gene encoding heme o synthase: MKLFFSDLSKLIKFRLTFLVVFSASVTFLIGSRMQVARGEVPSIDWGNWLILVAGGFLVTAAANCFNEIIEKDLDKLMTRTMDRPMPAGRMTTGQGLVLGLIMGMLGTWLLGKLNLETGLLSVFSILLYAFVYTPLKRKSPIAVFVGAIPGALPPLIGYLAALGHTTNFTHVDYEVAGILFLIQFVWQFPHFWAIAWVLDDDYKKAGFRLLPTKKRDKTTAFLVFLSTLILIPVSLLPTFFGFGGYYIAGVSIIAGVIFALLAFKLLVKLDIDSARKVMFCSFFYIPLVQLILLFDFIGK, from the coding sequence TTGAAATTATTTTTCTCAGATTTATCTAAACTCATCAAATTCAGACTTACTTTTCTGGTTGTGTTTTCTGCGTCAGTTACTTTTTTAATTGGCTCAAGGATGCAGGTTGCCAGGGGAGAAGTTCCTTCTATTGACTGGGGGAACTGGTTGATTCTGGTAGCTGGTGGATTTTTAGTGACTGCGGCAGCAAACTGCTTCAATGAGATTATAGAAAAGGATCTGGATAAACTGATGACCCGTACAATGGATCGTCCAATGCCAGCAGGAAGAATGACAACAGGCCAGGGTCTGGTATTGGGTTTGATCATGGGAATGCTTGGTACCTGGTTATTAGGAAAACTGAATCTTGAAACAGGGCTTTTATCAGTGTTTTCTATTTTACTCTACGCATTTGTATATACTCCATTAAAACGTAAATCTCCGATTGCTGTTTTTGTTGGTGCAATACCAGGTGCTTTACCACCGCTAATCGGTTATTTAGCCGCGCTGGGTCATACTACAAACTTTACGCACGTAGATTATGAAGTAGCCGGAATTCTTTTCCTTATACAATTTGTATGGCAGTTTCCACATTTCTGGGCAATTGCATGGGTTTTGGATGATGATTATAAAAAAGCAGGTTTCAGATTGTTACCTACTAAAAAAAGAGACAAGACCACAGCATTTCTTGTTTTCTTAAGCACGTTAATATTAATACCTGTGAGTTTACTGCCTACATTCTTCGGATTCGGGGGTTATTACATCGCAGGGGTTTCGATCATAGCCGGGGTGATTTTTGCGCTGCTGGCCTTTAAACTACTGGTAAAACTGGATATAGACAGCGCACGTAAGGTGATGTTCTGCTCATTCTTTTACATACCACTGGTACAATTGATTTTATTGTTTGATTTTATAGGTAAATAG
- a CDS encoding COX15/CtaA family protein: MVPKSEKRFIRLNLITLIVTLVLILAGAVVRSTGSGMGCPDWPKCFDQYVPPTSVDQLPKDYKEKYVAGRVKKNERFALMLDKMGKKDVADSIRHDQSITVPESFNAAKTWTEYINRLTGAATGFLLIAVTVLSFTYKSKAKRIIVLSILNLFMVVFQAWLGSIVVSTNLLAWVVTVHMLLALVMLAILVYTHYYAQSLHKEPTVVISKVFWLKVLILVSLFLSVLQIVLGTEVREAIDEISKNLLYQERHTWIGKIGDIFSYHRDLAIFVVVLNAFIYQFVMNKFGGKATELKLGNSIVLVLMVQIASGLLLSNFALPPAAQVIHLVFSTVLFTLQFYLYLLVYRTSTYNQ; this comes from the coding sequence ATGGTTCCTAAATCTGAAAAGAGATTTATCCGGTTAAACCTGATTACTTTAATAGTTACGTTAGTACTCATCTTAGCTGGTGCAGTAGTACGGAGTACAGGTTCAGGTATGGGTTGTCCGGACTGGCCAAAATGTTTTGACCAATATGTTCCACCAACGTCGGTAGATCAGCTTCCGAAAGACTATAAAGAAAAATACGTAGCAGGCAGGGTTAAAAAGAATGAGCGTTTTGCGCTGATGCTTGATAAAATGGGTAAGAAAGATGTGGCAGATAGTATCCGTCACGATCAAAGTATAACAGTTCCGGAATCATTTAATGCAGCAAAAACGTGGACTGAATATATTAACCGTCTTACCGGGGCAGCTACAGGATTTTTATTAATTGCGGTTACCGTTCTTTCATTTACGTATAAGAGTAAAGCTAAAAGGATTATAGTTTTAAGTATACTGAATCTTTTTATGGTAGTTTTTCAGGCCTGGCTGGGATCAATTGTGGTTTCCACTAATTTACTGGCCTGGGTGGTGACCGTTCATATGCTGCTGGCTCTGGTTATGCTCGCTATCCTGGTTTATACCCATTACTATGCACAATCACTACATAAAGAACCGACCGTTGTTATTTCTAAAGTGTTCTGGTTAAAAGTACTGATACTGGTTTCTTTATTCCTGAGTGTATTGCAAATTGTTTTAGGAACAGAAGTAAGGGAAGCTATTGATGAGATTTCAAAAAATCTGTTATACCAGGAAAGACATACCTGGATTGGGAAAATAGGAGATATCTTCTCTTATCACCGTGATCTGGCAATTTTTGTAGTGGTACTGAATGCATTTATTTACCAGTTCGTAATGAATAAATTTGGCGGTAAGGCAACAGAATTGAAATTAGGTAATTCAATAGTACTGGTGCTGATGGTTCAAATTGCGAGTGGGTTATTATTATCTAACTTTGCACTGCCACCGGCAGCTCAGGTTATACATTTAGTGTTCTCAACAGTTCTGTTTACACTCCAGTTTTATCTTTATCTGCTGGTATACAGAACAAGTACTTATAATCAATAA
- a CDS encoding cbb3-type cytochrome c oxidase subunit I — MSTITLHDTHNNDHHDGHDHGHHEQSFITKYIFSQDHKMIAKQFLITGIIMAVIAMGLSILFRLQLAWPDKSFPILETFLGRWAEGGRIKPDFYLALVTIHGTIMVFFVLTAGLSGTFSNLLIPLQLGVRDMASPFMNMLSYWLFFIACIVMMSSFFIETGPASAGWTVYPPLSAIPKAISGSGLGMTLWLISMVLFVASQLMGGINYVSTVLNMRTKGMDLWKMPLTIWAFLLTAILGILSFPVLVAGVVLLIFDRSFGTSFYLSDIVMGTQVLPNEGGSPILWQHLFWFLGHPEVYIVIMPALGISSEVISVNSRKPIFGYHAMVYSLIGITILSFIVWGHHMFVTGMNPLLGGVFMITTLIIAVPSAVKTFNYLATLWRGNIRFTPAMLCAIGMVSFFISGGLTGIFLGNASLDINLHDTYFVVAHFHLVMGSAAIFGMLAGVYHWYPKMFGRMLNEKLGYLHFWVTFICAYLVFFPLHFLGLDGVPRRYYAFTEFEFMQKWVTVNIFVTWAAIVAALAQVAFLFNFFYSIFKGKKATQNPWESNTLEWTTPVEHIHGNWPGEIPTVYRWPYDYSKPGSEADFIPQTVPYSQTMSSNMPHDFEGNAESERIQREWEEKQAKEKAILD; from the coding sequence ATGTCAACTATAACATTACACGATACACATAACAACGATCACCATGACGGTCACGATCATGGGCATCACGAACAATCTTTCATAACGAAATACATCTTTAGCCAGGATCACAAGATGATCGCTAAACAGTTTTTAATAACTGGTATTATTATGGCTGTTATTGCAATGGGATTGTCTATCTTATTTCGTCTGCAACTGGCATGGCCAGATAAAAGTTTTCCTATTCTTGAAACATTTTTAGGAAGATGGGCAGAAGGAGGAAGGATCAAACCTGATTTTTACCTTGCTCTGGTAACCATACACGGTACCATCATGGTATTCTTTGTACTTACCGCAGGATTGAGCGGTACGTTTAGTAATTTACTGATTCCGCTTCAGCTCGGGGTACGGGATATGGCATCACCATTTATGAACATGCTTTCATACTGGTTGTTCTTTATCGCTTGTATCGTGATGATGAGTTCATTCTTTATTGAAACAGGACCGGCAAGTGCGGGCTGGACAGTATATCCTCCATTATCAGCTATTCCAAAAGCTATTTCTGGTTCTGGTTTAGGGATGACATTATGGTTAATCAGTATGGTTCTTTTTGTAGCTTCTCAGTTAATGGGTGGTATCAACTATGTAAGTACTGTATTAAACATGCGTACTAAAGGTATGGACCTATGGAAAATGCCTTTAACTATCTGGGCTTTCTTATTAACAGCTATCTTAGGTATCTTATCATTCCCTGTTTTAGTAGCGGGTGTTGTATTATTGATCTTTGACCGTAGTTTTGGTACAAGTTTCTATTTATCTGATATCGTTATGGGTACGCAGGTATTACCTAACGAAGGTGGTTCTCCAATCTTATGGCAGCATTTATTCTGGTTCCTTGGTCACCCTGAGGTATATATTGTAATTATGCCGGCTTTAGGTATCTCTTCAGAGGTTATCTCGGTAAATTCAAGAAAACCAATTTTTGGTTACCATGCGATGGTTTATTCATTAATCGGTATTACTATCCTTTCCTTCATCGTATGGGGTCACCATATGTTTGTAACGGGGATGAATCCATTACTGGGTGGTGTGTTTATGATCACGACCCTGATTATCGCTGTTCCTTCAGCAGTAAAAACTTTCAACTATCTGGCTACATTATGGCGCGGTAATATCAGGTTCACACCTGCAATGTTATGTGCTATTGGTATGGTTTCATTCTTTATCTCAGGTGGTTTAACTGGTATCTTCTTAGGTAATGCCTCTCTGGATATCAACCTTCACGATACTTACTTCGTAGTTGCTCACTTTCACTTAGTAATGGGTTCTGCTGCGATCTTTGGTATGCTTGCCGGTGTTTATCACTGGTATCCAAAAATGTTCGGAAGAATGTTAAACGAGAAATTAGGATACCTTCACTTCTGGGTTACGTTTATCTGTGCTTACTTAGTATTCTTCCCATTACACTTTTTAGGTTTAGATGGTGTACCACGTCGTTACTATGCTTTCACTGAATTTGAATTCATGCAGAAATGGGTTACTGTAAACATCTTTGTTACATGGGCAGCTATCGTTGCAGCATTGGCACAGGTTGCTTTCCTTTTCAACTTCTTCTACTCAATTTTCAAAGGTAAAAAAGCAACACAGAATCCTTGGGAATCTAATACTTTAGAATGGACTACGCCGGTTGAGCATATCCATGGTAACTGGCCGGGAGAAATCCCTACAGTATACCGTTGGCCATATGATTACAGTAAGCCAGGTTCTGAAGCAGATTTTATTCCTCAAACTGTTCCTTATTCTCAGACAATGAGCTCTAACATGCCGCATGACTTCGAAGGAAATGCAGAATCTGAGCGCATCCAGAGAGAGTGGGAAGAAAAACAAGCAAAAGAAAAAGCAATACTGGATTAA
- a CDS encoding cytochrome c oxidase subunit II, producing MSLRKYISNKTIAALAVILTVFANTSAFAQEAAAGAAATAAKKPIDMFPIYKSAAFYTLLFLLLCLFIAIVGKAMRVYELTREAQDKPAGINWNTVNGVLFVIFLIVGLYGVYFEYTVHGKMILPDAASEHGAKIDQMFNITLILTTIVFIGTHLVLFLFSYFYKNTGKRKAYYYPHNNALERIWTIVPALVLTVLVLMGFLTWRSIFYKIEDPNNKPLSIEITSQQFAWTIRYPGADKIVGKKNYKLITGTNSLGMDFNDKDNLDDQMAEEMVIPVNKPVRLILTSKDVLHSFYMPHFRIQLNTVPGMTSYFEFTPTITTADMQTKVNDPAFKFLFYCSKICGSGHYNMQKVVRVVSQAEYDAWIVKQPKFINNDLRKQFNLPIVPEPAAAPAAAAPADSTAKAATSAPAVAMNKPALKK from the coding sequence ATGAGTTTAAGAAAATATATAAGCAATAAGACAATAGCGGCCCTGGCAGTAATTCTTACTGTGTTTGCAAATACGAGCGCATTTGCACAAGAAGCTGCCGCCGGTGCTGCCGCTACGGCTGCGAAAAAACCTATTGATATGTTCCCGATCTATAAGTCGGCAGCATTTTATACCCTGTTATTTTTACTGCTTTGCTTATTTATAGCAATAGTTGGTAAAGCAATGCGGGTATATGAATTGACACGTGAAGCTCAGGATAAACCTGCCGGCATCAACTGGAATACAGTAAATGGTGTTCTTTTTGTGATTTTCTTAATCGTCGGATTATACGGTGTTTACTTTGAATATACAGTTCATGGAAAGATGATCCTTCCGGATGCTGCTTCAGAGCACGGTGCAAAGATTGACCAGATGTTTAACATCACGTTGATCCTGACTACTATCGTATTCATCGGAACACACCTTGTATTATTCCTGTTCTCGTACTTCTACAAGAATACTGGTAAGAGAAAAGCTTATTACTACCCACATAATAATGCATTAGAGCGTATCTGGACAATTGTTCCGGCGTTAGTGCTTACGGTATTGGTATTAATGGGATTCCTTACCTGGAGATCAATTTTCTACAAAATCGAAGATCCTAATAATAAGCCATTGAGCATCGAGATTACTTCTCAGCAGTTCGCATGGACTATCCGTTATCCGGGAGCTGATAAAATTGTAGGTAAGAAAAACTATAAACTGATTACCGGAACGAACAGTTTGGGTATGGACTTTAATGATAAGGACAATCTTGATGATCAGATGGCAGAGGAAATGGTTATTCCTGTCAACAAACCAGTAAGATTGATTCTGACCAGTAAAGATGTATTACACAGTTTTTACATGCCGCATTTCAGGATTCAGTTAAACACTGTTCCGGGTATGACTTCTTATTTCGAATTCACACCAACAATTACTACTGCTGATATGCAGACTAAAGTAAATGATCCAGCATTTAAATTCTTGTTTTATTGCTCGAAAATCTGCGGATCTGGTCACTATAACATGCAAAAGGTTGTTAGAGTTGTTTCTCAGGCTGAATATGATGCCTGGATAGTTAAACAACCTAAGTTTATCAATAACGATTTGAGAAAGCAATTTAACTTGCCAATCGTACCAGAACCAGCAGCTGCACCAGCGGCGGCAGCACCAGCTGATAGTACAGCTAAAGCTGCGACCAGTGCTCCTGCTGTAGCAATGAATAAACCGGCTTTAAAAAAATAA
- a CDS encoding quinol:cytochrome C oxidoreductase, translating into MGTHNYNFNEQFEFTGKAKTLSIAAIVIGIASIAYGFSDHGLHERTFANLLLMAYYFACVCMSGAFFLAVQFVAQAGWSASILRVPQAMARTLPVAVVILIVVISLGLYTHNLYHHWNAPGLTDPSSTNYDKLIDGKSAFLNVPFFLGRQVVFLSIYSFFAILLSKLSTNEDLEGGLNSYTKSFKYSCIFLVIYGFTTPIFAFDTVMSLEAHWFSTMFGWYNFAAMWVSSLATIAVIIILLRKAGYMQWVNNSHLHNLGQFIFGFSIFWTYVWFAQFMLIYYANMPEETVYFYKRFEFYKFWFFLNLVMNFLAPVLLLMDRDNKRQENIMLGVCIIVLCGHWVDYYQMIMPGTVESHNGFGIIEIGTAIGFVGLFTFTVLSSLSKKPLIAKNHPFLQESLNHHL; encoded by the coding sequence ATGGGAACTCACAATTATAATTTCAATGAGCAGTTTGAGTTTACAGGAAAAGCTAAAACTTTAAGCATAGCGGCGATCGTTATTGGTATCGCAAGTATAGCTTATGGTTTTTCTGATCATGGACTTCATGAGCGGACTTTTGCCAACCTGTTACTTATGGCCTATTACTTCGCCTGTGTATGTATGTCGGGTGCATTCTTTTTAGCTGTTCAGTTTGTAGCGCAGGCAGGATGGTCTGCATCAATCTTACGTGTGCCTCAGGCTATGGCAAGAACATTGCCTGTCGCAGTAGTAATCCTGATCGTGGTTATCAGTCTGGGACTATACACACACAATCTTTATCACCACTGGAATGCACCGGGCTTAACTGATCCGTCTTCCACTAACTATGATAAATTAATCGATGGAAAGTCTGCTTTCTTAAATGTACCTTTCTTTTTAGGACGTCAGGTTGTATTTTTAAGTATCTATTCTTTCTTCGCTATCTTACTTTCTAAATTATCAACTAACGAAGATTTAGAAGGCGGATTAAATTCATACACGAAAAGTTTTAAATACTCTTGTATATTTTTAGTTATCTACGGCTTTACTACGCCAATCTTTGCATTTGATACGGTGATGTCATTAGAAGCACACTGGTTCTCAACAATGTTTGGATGGTACAATTTCGCAGCAATGTGGGTGAGCAGTTTAGCTACTATAGCTGTAATTATCATCCTGTTGAGAAAAGCAGGTTATATGCAATGGGTTAACAATAGTCACCTTCATAACTTAGGTCAATTCATCTTCGGGTTCTCAATTTTCTGGACTTATGTATGGTTTGCACAATTTATGTTGATCTATTATGCCAACATGCCGGAAGAAACTGTGTATTTTTACAAACGATTTGAGTTTTACAAGTTCTGGTTCTTTTTGAATTTAGTGATGAACTTCCTTGCTCCGGTTCTGTTGTTGATGGACCGTGACAATAAAAGACAGGAAAATATCATGCTTGGTGTTTGTATAATTGTATTATGCGGTCACTGGGTAGATTATTACCAAATGATTATGCCTGGAACTGTAGAATCACATAATGGTTTTGGTATTATTGAAATAGGTACAGCAATCGGTTTTGTAGGCTTGTTTACCTTTACAGTATTATCTTCATTAAGTAAGAAACCTTTAATTGCAAAGAATCACCCTTTCTTACAGGAAAGTCTGAATCACCATTTGTAG
- a CDS encoding c-type cytochrome has protein sequence MKGSILAMNKNKIVAASFVVLALAVTTLSSCRNKNNPGLEYARNMYDHIAYDPDQPNKNFANGQTAQTPPANTSPVGFVKYEYANTKEGYEAAGLNLHNPLAKTPQNLLSGKHYFTVFCGPCHGEKGDGKGHLVQIEKFTGVPAYHGDAASSRGGLMKDLSEGKIYHTIMYGLNNMGSHASQLTPDQRWKVVMYVQQLQKIQ, from the coding sequence ATGAAAGGAAGTATATTAGCTATGAATAAGAATAAAATAGTTGCAGCCTCATTTGTTGTTCTTGCCCTGGCTGTTACAACACTTTCGTCTTGCAGGAATAAGAATAATCCAGGTTTGGAATATGCGAGGAATATGTATGATCATATTGCTTATGATCCTGACCAGCCGAATAAGAATTTTGCAAACGGACAAACTGCACAAACACCTCCTGCGAATACAAGCCCGGTAGGATTTGTAAAGTATGAGTATGCAAATACTAAAGAAGGTTATGAAGCCGCAGGTTTAAATCTGCACAACCCTCTAGCTAAGACACCACAGAACTTATTGTCAGGTAAACATTACTTTACTGTATTCTGCGGACCTTGTCACGGTGAAAAAGGAGATGGTAAAGGACACCTTGTTCAAATTGAGAAATTTACAGGTGTACCAGCTTATCATGGTGATGCAGCGTCATCACGTGGTGGCTTGATGAAAGATTTATCGGAAGGTAAAATCTATCACACTATCATGTACGGATTAAATAACATGGGGTCACATGCCTCTCAGCTTACTCCAGATCAAAGATGGAAAGTTGTGATGTATGTTCAACAATTACAAAAAATACAATAG
- a CDS encoding DUF3341 domain-containing protein → MSNIKYILGSFGDPDEMMHGIEKLQENNIKIHDVYTPMPIHGIEAKLGIKRSRLDILAFFCGITGTVSAFALIYLTSVVDWRHNIGGKPAFALPDFIPIMFEVTILFCAFGLVGSYYASTHLFPGRAPRVMDLRATDDRFIIAVDAQENGDHSKIDGLLKEAGAIEVKHNERKYISYE, encoded by the coding sequence ATGAGTAATATCAAATATATTTTAGGCAGTTTTGGCGATCCTGACGAAATGATGCATGGCATCGAAAAGTTACAGGAGAACAACATTAAGATCCATGATGTTTATACGCCTATGCCTATCCACGGCATCGAAGCCAAACTAGGAATTAAAAGATCAAGATTGGATATCCTTGCATTTTTCTGCGGGATAACAGGAACAGTATCAGCATTTGCACTGATCTATCTTACCTCGGTAGTAGACTGGAGACATAATATTGGTGGTAAACCAGCATTCGCATTACCGGATTTTATTCCGATTATGTTTGAGGTAACTATTTTATTCTGTGCATTTGGATTAGTAGGATCTTATTATGCATCTACTCACCTTTTCCCGGGAAGAGCGCCAAGAGTAATGGACTTAAGAGCCACAGATGATAGATTTATTATAGCTGTTGATGCTCAGGAAAATGGAGATCACAGTAAAATTGACGGACTATTAAAAGAAGCTGGTGCTATAGAAGTTAAGCACAATGAAAGGAAGTATATTAGCTATGAATAA
- the nrfD gene encoding NrfD/PsrC family molybdoenzyme membrane anchor subunit encodes MSGHNESILREPLITGNDITYAKITDDILMPVENKPNRAWWIGFIVSLMGATLWLVAVSYTFWNGIGSWGLNKTVGWAWDITGFVWWVGIGHAGTLISAVLLLFRQNWRNSINRSAEAMTIFAVICAATYVVSHMGRPWLAYWVLPLPNQFGSLWVNFNSPLVWDMFAISTYFSVSLLFWYTGLLPDIATIRDRATGVRRRIYSIFSFGWSGNVKTWQRFETVSLILAGISTPLVLSVHTIVSMDFATSVIPGWHTTIFPPYFVAGAIFSGFAMVLTLLLVARKVLGLENYITMFHIESMNKIIILTGSIVGVAYITEFFIAWYSGSEYEAYAFINRSTGPYWWAYWMMMTCNVISPQLLWFKKIRLSIPATWILSIVVNIGMWFERFVIIVTSLHRDYLPSSWAMFYPTWVDVSVFVGSIGVFFTLFLLFLRVLPSIAIAEVKLLLKTSSEQAKLAQIKEGHLDKTHVKEYVESLEKFDSVKQEEYAKI; translated from the coding sequence ATGTCAGGACATAACGAATCAATATTAAGAGAACCACTAATCACCGGCAATGATATCACGTATGCAAAAATTACGGATGATATCTTAATGCCAGTTGAGAATAAGCCCAACAGGGCCTGGTGGATAGGTTTTATAGTTTCCCTTATGGGAGCAACCTTATGGTTAGTTGCAGTAAGTTATACTTTCTGGAACGGTATCGGATCATGGGGTCTGAACAAAACTGTAGGATGGGCATGGGATATCACCGGTTTCGTATGGTGGGTAGGTATTGGTCACGCAGGAACACTGATTTCGGCGGTATTATTACTCTTCCGTCAAAACTGGCGTAACTCAATTAACAGGTCGGCAGAAGCGATGACAATTTTCGCCGTTATCTGTGCCGCAACGTATGTTGTATCCCACATGGGAAGACCATGGTTAGCTTACTGGGTATTACCTTTACCAAATCAGTTCGGTTCACTTTGGGTAAACTTTAACTCACCGCTGGTGTGGGATATGTTTGCGATCTCTACTTACTTCTCTGTATCCTTATTATTCTGGTATACGGGTTTATTACCAGATATCGCTACTATCCGTGACCGTGCAACAGGTGTACGCCGCAGAATTTACTCTATCTTCTCTTTCGGATGGAGTGGTAACGTTAAAACATGGCAGCGTTTTGAGACAGTGTCTCTGATCCTTGCCGGTATCTCTACTCCACTGGTACTTTCGGTACACACGATTGTATCGATGGACTTTGCAACCTCGGTTATTCCGGGATGGCACACTACGATTTTCCCTCCATACTTTGTGGCTGGTGCGATCTTCTCTGGTTTCGCCATGGTGTTAACCTTATTACTGGTTGCCCGTAAAGTATTGGGTCTTGAAAACTACATCACCATGTTCCACATTGAATCGATGAACAAGATCATCATTCTTACAGGATCGATCGTGGGTGTGGCTTACATCACTGAGTTTTTTATTGCCTGGTATTCAGGTTCAGAATATGAAGCATATGCATTCATCAACCGTTCAACTGGTCCATACTGGTGGGCATACTGGATGATGATGACTTGTAACGTAATTTCTCCGCAGTTACTGTGGTTTAAGAAAATCCGTTTGAGCATCCCTGCAACATGGATCTTATCTATCGTGGTAAACATCGGTATGTGGTTTGAGCGTTTCGTAATTATCGTTACTTCATTACACCGTGATTACCTTCCATCAAGTTGGGCGATGTTCTATCCTACATGGGTAGATGTGAGTGTCTTTGTAGGTTCAATCGGGGTATTCTTTACTTTATTCCTGTTGTTCTTAAGAGTTCTGCCTTCAATTGCAATTGCTGAGGTGAAACTATTACTTAAAACATCAAGTGAGCAAGCTAAACTTGCACAGATTAAAGAAGGTCATTTGGACAAAACTCACGTTAAAGAATACGTTGAGTCTTTAGAGAAATTTGATAGTGTTAAACAAGAAGAATACGCAAAAATATAA